In Nicotiana tabacum cultivar K326 chromosome 11, ASM71507v2, whole genome shotgun sequence, a single window of DNA contains:
- the LOC107803487 gene encoding serine/threonine-protein kinase ATG1t yields the protein MEADHRTVGEYTLTCRLGGGSSSTVWKAEHRTSGKVVALKQINLLNLTRQLKNCLDCELTFLSSVNHPNIIRLFDIFQAENCIFLVLEFCAGGDLASYIRNHGRVRECVAIKFMKQIGAGLEVLSLHRIIHRDLKPENILLSSLENDSILKIADFGLSRMLNPDDFAETVCGSPFYMAPEILQFQKYDAKVDMWSLGAILFQLLNGYPPFRGRTSVQILQNIKASLCLPFSELIIPQLHPDSVDLCSRLLSIDPEKRISFKEFYRHRFLKIGEAGDESFCLK from the exons ATGGAAGCTGATCACCGGACGGTCGGAGAGTACACGCTGACGTGTAGGCTCGGCGGAGGCTCGTCGTCGACGGTGTGGAAAGCGGAGCACCGTACAAGCGGAAAAGTGGTGGCGTTGAAGCAAATCAACCTCCTCAACCTCACTCGCCAACTCAAAAATTGCTTGGACTGTGAACTCACCTTCTTGTCTTCTGTTAATCACCCTAACATCATTCGCCTTTTCGATATCTTTCAG GCTGAAaactgtattttccttgtcttgGAGTTTTGTGCTGGAGGAGATCTGGCTTCTTATATCCGAAATCATGGAAGAGTTCGAGAATGTGTAGCTATAAAATTTATGAAACAGATTG GAGCTGGTCTAGAGGTACTAAGCTTACACCGAATTATCCATCGTGACTTGAAGCCAGAG AACATTCTCTTATCTAGCTTGGAGAATGACTCGATTCTTAAGATTGCTGATTTTGGTCTCTCAAG AATGTTAAATCCGGACGACTTTGCAGAAACCGTTTGTGGTTCCCCTTTTTACATGGCTCCAgaaattcttcaatttcaaaaATATGATGCGAAG GTTGATATGTGGAGTCTTGGTGCAATTCTGTTTCAACTACTTAATGGTTACCCTCCTTTCCGTGGTAGGACTAGTGTTCAG ATACTACAGAATATCAAGGCGTCTCTGTGTCTTCCTTTCTCTGAGCTGATTATTCCTCAGTTGCACCCTGATTCTGTTGACTTATGCTCGAGACTATTGTCTATCGACCCAG AGAAGCGGATCTCTTTTAAAGAGTTTTATCGACATCGCTTTTTGAAGATAGGCGAAGCGGGGGATGAAAGCTTCTGTTTGAAGTAA
- the LOC107803486 gene encoding uncharacterized protein LOC107803486, whose amino-acid sequence MLAKTLPLSSPISKASNFPDSNSLIFPKSVPFIKSNRKTINNPFQASCVKTSLESIVAPEIQSFPAATRVKILSEALPFIQKFRGKTIVVKYGGAAMKSEALQASVIADLVLLSCVGMRIVFVHGGGPEINQWLGKLGIKPNFLNGLRVTDASTMEIVSMVLVGKVNKHLVSLINKAGATAVGLSGIDGHLLTARPSPNADQLGFVGDIASVDPSVLRPLIDNYHIPVIASVAADKTGQSYNINADTAAGELAAALGAEKLILLTDVAGILEDRNDPGSLVKQIDIKGVKKMTDDGKVAGGMIPKVNCCVRSLAQGVTTASIIDGRLQHSLLLEILTDEGAGTMITG is encoded by the coding sequence ATGTTGGCTAAAACCCTCCCACTTTCTTCCCCAATCTCAAAAGCCTCCAATTTTCCAGATTCCAACAGTCTCATTTTCCCAAAATCTGTTCCATTCATCAAATCCAATAGAAAAACTATTAACAACCCTTTTCAGGCATCATGTGTTAAGACTTCCTTGGAGTCGATTGTTGCACCTGAAATTCAATCTTTCCCTGCAGCCACCCGAGTGAAAATCCTTTCGGAAGCATTACCGTTTATTCAGAAATTTCGGGGGAAGACCATTGTAGTGAAATATGGAGGGGCTGCCATGAAATCTGAGGCTCTTCAAGCCTCTGTTATTGCTGATCTTGTCCTTCTTTCCTGTGTTGGTATGCGCATTGTCTTTGTTCATGGTGGCGGTCCTGAAATCAACCAATGGCTTGGTAAATTGGGAATCAAACCCAACTTTTTGAATGGCCTTCGTGTTACTGATGCCTCGACCATGGAGATTGTCTCGATGGTCTTGGTGGGTAAAGTCAACAAACATTTGGTTTCCTTGATTAACAAGGCTGGGGCAACTGCAGTGGGGTTATCAGGGATTGATGGCCACCTGCTAACTGCACGTCCCTCCCCGAACGCTGATCAACTTGGTTTTGTTGGGGACATTGCTAGTGTGGACCCTAGTGTACTGCGGCCGCTCATTGACAATTATCATATCCCAGTGATCGCCTCTGTTGCAGCTGACAAGACGGGTCAATCCTACAATATCAATGCAGACACGGCAGCAGGTGAGTTAGCAGCAGCTCTTGGAGCTGAAAAGCTAATCTTGCTGACAGATGTGGCGGGAATTCTGGAGGACCGTAATGATCCAGGGAGTTTGGTGAAGCAGATTGACATAAAAGGAGTGAAGAAGATGACTGATGATGGCAAGGTTGCTGGTGGGATGATCCCTAAGGTGAATTGTTGCGTCAGGTCTTTGGCTCAAGGGGTGACGACTGCAAGTATTATTGATGGAAGGCTTCAACATTCTTTACTCCTTGAGATTCTCACTGATGAAGGGGCTGGAACAATGATTACTGGCTAG
- the LOC142165794 gene encoding uncharacterized protein LOC142165794 codes for MGNHITYAETQDFASCIQTLQLTELIWKGDYYTWSNKQYGPDRISSRIDRILENFEWMMQWGQVQNEYDLPQISDHSPIILSISMSTRPGKIPFRFLNVRAYHGSFLQVVQEVWEQNMTSWRMKNIWLKLKALKPRLKALNNEEFRSIIDKIDRSRGELQDI; via the coding sequence ATGGGCAATCATATAACATATGCTGAAACTCAAGACTTTGCCAGTTGCATCCAAACTCTGCAGTTGACTGAATTGATATGGAAGGGTGATTACTACACTTGGTCAAACAAGCAATATGGACCTGATAGAATCAGTAGCAGAATTGATAGGATTTTAGAAAACTTTGAATGGATGATGCAGTGGGGACAAGTACAAAATGAATATGATTTACCTCAAATATCAGATCACTCACCTATTATCCTTTCAATTTCCATGAGTACAAGGCCTGGCAAAATTCCATTCAGATTCCTAAATGTAAGGGCATACCATGGTAGTTTCTTACAAGTAGTGCAGGAAGTATGGGAGCAGAATATGACAAGTTGGAGAATGAAgaatatttggttgaagttgaaAGCCTTGAAACCTAGGCTTAAGGCTTTAAACAATGAGGAGTTTAGATCTATTATTGACAAGATTGATAGGTCTCGAGGAGAACTTCAAGATATATAA